The Kryptolebias marmoratus isolate JLee-2015 linkage group LG21, ASM164957v2, whole genome shotgun sequence genome segment ttgttggggATCATGGACTCACAGATATTGCTGTAGTATTTTGATCACAACACACCACTTCATATTTGTTCAAACTAACCATCTGACATCTTGGCCGTTAAATATTTGACAACACCACTGCAAACATGCGATTATTTATTCATATCGGGCTTATCCCTTTTCCATTTTTAGTGCAAAACGGATCAATGCATCAAAAGGATGGTGTGAACGATGATGATTTTGAGCCTTACCTGAGCGGCCAGACAAATCAGGTAATGTCTCATCAAAACGACACCATCCCAGTAGCTGTGGTGGATATTCATTTAACATCTACAGCGTTGGAGTGGACGATAACATTTTagtccatgtttgtgtgtgtcagtctgttATGAAACTatctcactggagggattttgaTGAAAGTTGCTGGAAGTAATTAtaggatgtacacctacaaccgATTGactcaaatcaagatggctgccactaaTAACTGTccttaaaaatcacaaaaatggctataacttgaGTAAaattacagctattgagctaaagtttggggTTGTCCCCACATTTATTTTGAGCGTTAACAAGTTAtgcaaggtctttgtttaaaatgtttgttacaaaatgtcccctgaaccactggatgaagcTTTCAGGAAGTTGGATTAGCATTTGGAGACAACCTAAttcagctaatcaacattagccgaCAACAAAAtagctgcaactcagtcagttttacatatatcgagctaaaacttgatgtggtaatagctgagagtcattcacagcacatactctgagcgtgacatctcggGATATTACATAAAATCACACAtagcattattttcaaggtttgaccaaaacggcataaaggattttaatctaaaactctggcatgaaatgtaGTGGtctatatgcattcctttaagaacactaggcctttaattattcatacattaaaatacctttatttttttaccactaTTTGTTTGAAATTAGTAGGATTAAAACTTTTATAGCAAGTTTTTGGTGCAAAAGGGAAGGGTTCTCTCTATGCATTTAGATTTAGGACGCTGCATATAAGGcacatttacaatatttacGGTATATGTTATATTGTAAACCATACATGGCACATTATCattcatatttattgtttatcattGCAACATCTTTTGCTGACTAATGTCGGAAATGCCCCATTTTAGCTCTGTGATTTGCAAatgctgtagctgttttgttttgatattcCCCTCTCAAAAGGCGCAGTCTGCTGTAAATAATAAGCTTAATGGTCAAAAATGATGGAGTGACCAAGCAaatattcattctttttttgAGGTCTACCACCATTCTCGCTTGGCATACATAATGCAAATGTTTCTCTGTGATCTAGTAAGTGATTGAAGAAAAGAGTTGTACTTTATGTAGTTTTGGAAATGATTCCTGTGGAGGAGAATGACTCCCTCTGGAACAATCTTTGTATGTATGTTTTTCTATGAACTTATTATTTGAAAatagcacacacaaaaacaaaaaccatacaaaagcaaaacaaaaaagcaccaTCAGTAATGCACTAAAGCTTGCATTTGCATTAAAAATCTTTGTTAATCAAAATTTGATTGCCAAATACTAGAAATTATGTGCACCCATTTAAGCTGTAGTTTTTaatatacaaaaacagaaaaatgaaaacttattgtagaaaaaaaccccaagtATAGTAATAGAAATATGAACTATCTTCACCTTTATTTGTAAAGCcacatggggggaaaaaacagactaaaataaggaaaaattaGTTCGGCTCAAATAATTCCACATAGGCAGAATTGCAGTAATTGTGACAGGTCCTTTTATCGTCTCATATTGGGGTGAAAGCTATACAAAGTGTTACATTTATTccagtttgattgttttttaaattggtaATTGTTGCCACTAACCTTGTTATTCTGTGTAATACATGACATGACTGTTTTTCTGTGCCATGCAGAGTAACAGCTATCCACCAATGTCTGATCCCTACATGCCCAGTTACTATGCTCCATCTATTGGCTTTCCTTATTCTTTGGGAGAAGCTGCTTGGTCCACAGCAGGAGACCCACCCATGCCCTACCTTACTACCTATGGACAGATGAGCAATGGTGAACCGCACTTTATCCCTGATGGGGTTTTCAGCCAGCCAGGCGCCCTGGGAAACACCCCTCCCTTCCTCGGTCAGCATGGCTTCAATTTCTTTCCCGGTAGTGCAGACTTTTCAACCTGGGGTACCAGCGTCTCTCAGGGTCAGTCGACGCAGAGCTCAGTCTACAGTAACAGCTACGGCTACGCTCCCAGCTCGCTGGGCAGGGCAATCACAGACGGACAGGCAGGCTTTGGAAGTGACACCCAGCTCAGTAAGGTCCCAATGCTGAGCAGCATTGAGCAGGGTATGACCGGGCTAAAACTGGGTACGGACATGGTGGCAGCTGTCACCAAAACCGTGGGCTCACCCTTAGGAGGCACAGCAGGTATGAGCAGTTCGGCGGCCAATAATCTTCCTCCGCCTGTCAACTCGTCTTTGCCCAAACCTGCCACCTGGGCAGCCATCGCCAAGAAGCCGGCCAAACCACAGCCGAAGGTCAAACCCAAAGTTAACATGGGGATGGGGGGACCTGCCACCATTCCCCCACCCCCAATAAAGCACAACATGAACATTGGTACATGGGACGATAAGGGCTCTCTAAATAAACCCCCATTAGCTCAGACTATGATACCCCCACAACCTCTGGTGCAGCAGCCTCTCTTGGCTCAGCCCCAAGCCCTACTTCAGAACCCTTTACCCCCTCAGCCCCCACACCAGCCCCAGCATCAACATCAGCCCTTCCAATTGCAGTCTCTCCACTCACCTCAACACCCCCAGCCTCTGCCCCCTGGCCCTCCACACCTTCACCTCTCCTCCCAACCTGGCCTCCCACagcctcttcatcatcatcatcaacaaccCCAGCAGCCTGGCCCACCCCTGAATCGCTGGATTGCTCCCAGGAACCGAGGTGAGGGCTTTGGTCTTGGTGGCGGAGTCCCACTGAGTGCCTCCCCCTGCTCCGGAGAAGTGCACCCTGTGCTGGAGAAACTCCGTGTCCTCAACAACTACAACCCCAAAGACTTTGACTGGAACTTGAAAAATGGACGCGTTTTCATTATCAAGAGCTATTCAGAAGATGACATCCACCGTTCAATCAAGTACTCTATCTGGTGCAGTACAGAACATGGCAACAAGCGCCTGGATAGTGCCTACCGTTCATTAGGCAACAAGGGGCCCTTGTACCTATTGTTCAGCGTCAACGGCAGCGGGCACTTCTGCGGCGTGGCCGAGATGCGCTCACCGGTGGACTACAATGCCTATGCAGGCGTCTGGTCTCAGGACAAATGGAAGGGCAAGTTCGAAGTGAAGTGGCTTTTCATCAAAGATGTGCCCAACAACCAGCTGCGTCACATCCGACTGGAGAACAATGACAACAAGCCAGTGACCAACTCCAGGGACACTCAGGAAGTGCCTCTGGAGAAGGCCAAACAAGTGCTTAAAGTTATTGCCACTTACAAGCATACCACCTCAATATTTGATGACTTTGCACATTATGAGAAACgtcaggaagaggaggaggctcTGAGGAAGGTGAGCTGAATTTAAACTTGTTCTAACCCTTTAAAGCAATTATCCAACTATTTTGAAACTGGGTTCTGTGGGAAAGTTATGAACGATTAACATCTTACTTtatgtaaatagctctttgaacaatatCAGTTTGAGAAAACAGCTAGTATGAGCCAAGACCAAGTAGTTTGCAAATGTCTTAAAATAACCCCAAGCTCAAAGCTTTTATTGCAATCTATGCAAATAgtattttgtaaacctttaggctgctgtcagtttttaaattaaatggttactccagcagaaacattatgatATTTTTGTTGGAAGTGCCCAAGGCTAAGTCAAAATTGCTATTGCAATTTGTTCTTACATGTAAacaaattctatgtaaataaccatgtaatgcaaaattttTAGACCCATAAAGGGTTATTAAAAAGTGTTCACGACTTCTTATAAAATTTGTGAGACtggtgttgttttaagatgacataAATCCatttagccattagctcatcaatcaggtcaacattaaactttatttccctaaactgaggctgttcaaaaagcTTTCTATAACAGTAAGTTATTAATCGTTCATAATTTtcaacagaacatcacttccaGAGATCTGAACTGACGCTTTAGTTCAAAGCAAGGCCAAGTATTAGTGATTTTTCTGCCGCAGGCTGTTGTCGTAGAGTAATCAGCTGATCTTGTTCCACATGCTCTGAGCTTGTAACATCCTGTGGCTGCATCAGGTCTGCGGTGAATGGAAGTTTTCCCGAGGCCTGTCAGCAGATTGATGCGCCACTATTACTCATAAGCAGGTTCAGGAAACCCTGGGTTTGCAGCAGCCATTCGGTCACATTTAAGACTGTGACGAGTTGCCCAAGTGGAGTTACATGAGTATTGGGTTTCCCAAAATAGCCCACATTCCTGGCATTCCCTTTTCCAGACAAAGGCAGATGTAAGCGCCGATCTGCCTTTGAACACCAACCGCCCCTGCTTTCCACTGGCTCCTCATGCTTTATTAGTCTTTAACAATATGAGCTTTTAATGTGCCTCAGCACAGTTagcaaagttttcttttattgttttcccaACAAAATTCAGGGTAAAGTTGTGTAATTACATTTGACTGTGCACATACTTCTGAAAAGTACACACTTTTTAATCCCATCAGAGGCgaaaactaaaatctgttgCAGTGATAATAATGGTGCTGTGAAACAAATGTTAgtgtggctgaaaaaaaaaaaaaccctcaatgGGATTCTGTAGTTGTGGAGAAACTAAAGAGCACATTGTAATATTACTGCTAGCTTTCTGCAGCATTCATTCTTAGATTCACCAGGATGCTGATTTCATCAATAAAACCCACATGACCcactcagtctttttttttttttttctcccgctcccaaactgctgctgctccacTGATGCTGTATTGACTCCTCGCTGCTGACCTTGTTAATATGCACCGGGTTACTTTCTCATAAATATTTCAAGTCAATGTTTTCAGgcttctgaaaacaaactgtcagTAGAAAGCCAGTTTCATTCTGCGTCACGCAGGCGTTGAGCCGTGCCGCTTTTGTATCCCTGACCTCCTACATGACAGGATCGATGCGGCTGAGGCCTCGCCCTTCTTCACCTGACAAGGTGAATTGTTGTCTGTTGTTTGGCCTGTCCTGCCAGAGCTTTGAGAGGCATCAAACCAGCAGAGCTGCCGACTCAACAACACCTTTATGGAAAAATAATTTGTCATCTAAACATAGTTACGATGTTTCATAAACACCATTTTGTAATCTTTAAATGGATTTACTGCAATACTATAGGATCCTTTAGTACGTGTTGTCTATGGTTGTATCATACTTttccattaaatatttaaattttattgctTCTTGTAAAAGTTGAAATTTAACATCAGTTTAGCAGAGTGTAATAATacacataaataataatttggtATGCACCTAAGTTTTGTGGTCACAGTTGggtacaacaagaaaaaaacgaTGCTAAAGGATATTCACCTGTTTAAATAGACAATGATACTTccaaaagagacagaaaaacaatgttttttagtGTGGAGGCTCTAAAGTAGCAGGTTGTGTGCAGAAAAGTTGTCCACTGATAACTTCTCTATCgctataaaacaaataaaacaatgttttgttatttttgttcagaaaattgaacaaacaaaaccaaaagaagtTTTGCTTTCTATTAATCTGGCCTAGACTTGATAAGTAATAAGAGACAATAGAGAACCGAATAACATCTCttaatgtgaaaatacaaattaaataaaacaaataaaatcacaccTCGCTTCTAAGCTCAACGAGTGCTCGTGTGCTGTTTATACATGGGAGGCGCTTATTAAACACCCTCATGCTTATTTAAGTGTTTATTAGAAGCCAAAAGTCATTTCAAGGCTTCTGAATGATGACCCTTGTGgctttccatacctccacttcTCGCTTTCACTCATTCTGCCTGTTCGTTTGACGAAGGAACTAACAAATCTAACTTTCAGCTTACATTTTACCCTAAAGTATGTCGATTGATTCGAAGCACATGCCTTGTATAGACTGAGTTTTGTTTCGTCCCGAGAGCCATAGACCTTCTGAGGATAGATATAGAGTTACACTGAGGGGGGCTGGGTCTCTGATATCCCAGAGAAGTGACGTGGACCCCCTCAAAGAGGACACTGGTCCAACTgagaaacagcaaaaagagTCGGATAACAGGTCCATTCAGTATCTTTGCACGAAGACGTTGCTGTTACACATTTTCCTTGAATTCAGCATTCACCGCATTCCTCTTTTTGTAATCTACACCGAACCCCCGAGCGTTGTAGGAGTGTTGTGATTGCTCAGGTTTTGTTGAGTGTGTCTGCGTCCTTTTTATCTCTGACTAAGTGAGACAACTACAAGCTGAAGGTAGTGACTGCAGTCTCCTGccagtgtaaacaaagctgaTTGTTTGGTTAGTGCATTTCTCAGGACCTTCAAACtcattttctccattttcatACGAACAGAAAATGGTCCAAGTATCCCTTCGTTTGTAAGTGATTAGTATTTACATTCACTGTACTGGAAATGAACAGAATTACAATAAATATAcccaacaaagacaaaatctaTCATTCTAATCttaagtgtttttttcatttaaggagCCTTATCTAGAAAAGGAAAGGTTTATGTAACTtaaaaaccttatttttttgtcagatattCTGTAAATAATTGACTgtgacttttatcttttagtagGAGTGTTTGTGATGTCTTTTTGTGTGAAGTTGGGGTTGTGTATCAAGCATCATGTGACATTTTCTTATCAcgttttaaatgttaatgaaagCAGGTTTCGACAGCAGCACTGTCCGTTGAGAACAGGAAGCCACGCTGCACTGAAACTTTCTGTAAAGGGCTCATTAAGTCTAAACAGGAGAAGAAATTTGGAGAAAGCGTTTTATTTGGACTTAAGAGAAAAcccattttaaatgtcaaaagtaATATACTTTATATTGatcagtggaaaaaataaaaaccaacttCCTAATAATATTTATGACTCTTTGTaccacaaaaacagcttttagcCATCAGGTCATTAGCACaataagtatgttttttttattttttttaatttatactaCTTAGGGAGAAATTTAAAACGGACTAAATCAACAGCAGTGGGTGCAGCTAATATTTGTGGCGTCGCAGACCAGATTTAATGGAGTTTGGTGCCGGTACGTGTCAATAAAACCCAAATGAATGCCAGGGCCGAGTGTTTCGCAGCACAATTTTTCTCAGAAACAAGATGAGCAATTTAATTCCCCTCCACCTGtcagtgttttaatgttgtcGCTTATGAATCTCTTAGGGGTGCACGTTATATTGCAAATGTATTGTTGTCGCACTCAGTGAACGCAATATCAATATCACAAaggactgcttggactgcagTAAATCACAGGCCATTATATTTCAAGCACTATGCTTTCATGTTCTGCATGATAATCTGtttggtcaatccaacagaTTCCCACcggccttgatgcccacacctggtttagatgagaGCGATGGCAGAGGAGAAAGTGAGAAATATGGATTTATAGcattttatataattattaaaCCGTAATATCACACAGCACAAATATCTTAGAGCCCTAAAATgtataatacacacacacacggagacaAACGGCGTTCTCACTCACGCCTAGAAAATCCCATTTTTGCAGATGGCTCACCCTAAATGTTGCACGCTGGACTTTAATTCAAGTCACAGGAGATTTTGATGAGTCATACAAACTTGCGGGAACTCATTCCAAGCTTCCATTTGATACAATCGTTCATCTGAGACATGGTGATGAAATCAAGGCACCCTAAACACATAATATACCAAAGTTTGAATGTtgcattcaggtttttttttagaatatctTGCTGTACTTGTGTAGCATCCCAGCTTCAGTATCTTGATGTGTTGACAGTACCGAGTGCATTTAATGTATGCTTATCTAATGCACAAATGCCACATTTTAAGCTGCTAAACTGTTCAAAATCGAGTCTCTCtctctatttgttttttatttctctctgttcCGCCCACTGACCATTTCTTTGTCCTCTTTTCTCTCCTGCCAGGAGCGCAGCAGAAATAAACAGTAGCCTTCAAGCAAGCTCCCAGCTCAAACTGCAACACTAACAGCGAAGGACCTTAAATCAAATTAGCCTAACCACACGGAGGAGAGGCTCTCACAAGCTTTCCTCTGAAGACGGCGTGTCGGAACATTCGAACGTGACAATATGTGGactcatctgtgtttgtttgactggtGCATCAAACCCCGTTCTCCTGTCTCATCGGAAAATCAGCGCAGTCCCGTCTTTAAAGCACTTTCAGTCCTCCTTAAAGAGCTCCTACAAATACCCTTAACTTTAACTCTTTCTGACTTTGTTTGTGAGCAACTAACTAATTAACCAGAGTAGTCAGACAATTTCACTGAGcttatttgtaaatttttttattttttttccaaatgttcGGGATAGTGGTGAGCTTCAACTAGCCCTGAAGAGagttaaagattaaaataatcCTAAATCTGTATTCACCTGTCCGATCCTGTCTGATTCACACTTTGACAGGTGGGACAAAATAATTGGGGAAGCCGCTGCAGTCATGCCAATCATACGGTTTATTCTACatgttctcttttctttctgcgtCTGTCTCTGTGTACGGGAAGATTATGATTATGCAGCAAGCTGGTGACTGCCAGCTTGTGCgcatctttgcttttgtttttctttttcttcttctctcttgtGGTTCTGTCATTCTGAAGTGCATTTGTCTGAGGAGAAACCTGCTGCTTCGGTAGAGTTAGCGGCGGCCGCCTTCGGTCCCGTCGGTGACCGTCTTTGCTCTGATGTTGACGTAAACGTACCTCAGGCACAATCAGACTGTCCTCAACAACTCTCCGCTTTTTTTTTGAGGTGGTCAAGTCAATCGACTTTTGATATCCCCCCCCCTCtcccaacaaaaaaaaggcaaaacatcCACTGTAAGAGTGACAGTTTTCTCCTCTTGGTAACTCATTAGCTAAATAAAAAGTACTCATGTTTAGCGCAAACGgtgggtttgtgttttgtttctcacGTCATTTCCTCACACAGACTTTAAACCGTACATCGCGTGTTATTTACCGGATATCGCATCGGATTAGAAAAAAACTCTGCTGCACAAGCAGGTCCTAACGTTTCAATTTGCGAAAGTGCCTCTAAATAAACCAGATAGCAGGAACTCCCTCGCCACATAGTTTCAGTTTATTACAGAGGAAGACTGCAGAGTGCTTTATGAGTGGGAATCACCatattatgtaataaaaaaaacaaatataggcaataaatcaaatgaagtggatgcattttaaataacaaaacgaCAGAGTGCATTAACCTCATTAGCCTCAAAGTGAATTTGTTTTACAAGTCAGCAGCAAATATGTCCCTTTATTCCAAGCTGTTGATCACAGAAAACTATCAGATTAAGATTTTACCGACAAATATctcacaaaatgcattttaatgttaGCCAAAGATGACTCCTGAAGATGTAAAGGTAtaattcagatcatttgaagttgggttctatagaaaaacaataaacaattcaTATATTACAATTTCCGTTTGTAGAAAGAGTTGCACTGTAACAACCCCACTCGGACAAGGAGCTCACTGATCTGgttagaattaaactatttctccaaactgagctttCTGCAGGTGGATATTAATTATAATATTTCAACTAAACCCTTcacttaaaaagatctgaactgtcgcTCTGTCTAGGCCTCCTTGTAATTTCTATTCAGGTTCACTTTTACAGTTCAGATTTCTGAGGCTTGTTGcacttttacattaaaaataactaaatccTAAAAACCGAACTGATGCTCTTAGGTAATTGAAGTATTTCCACGTTGCACTGCTGCAAATGCATTGACTGCATGCGGTGTAGCCTTTCATGTTAGTAAatttttgaagtgaaaacaTGAAGTTC includes the following:
- the ythdf3 gene encoding YTH domain-containing family protein 3 isoform X1, producing MSATTVDQRPKGQGGNKVQNGSMHQKDGVNDDDFEPYLSGQTNQSNSYPPMSDPYMPSYYAPSIGFPYSLGEAAWSTAGDPPMPYLTTYGQMSNGEPHFIPDGVFSQPGALGNTPPFLGQHGFNFFPGSADFSTWGTSVSQGQSTQSSVYSNSYGYAPSSLGRAITDGQAGFGSDTQLSKVPMLSSIEQGMTGLKLGTDMVAAVTKTVGSPLGGTAGMSSSAANNLPPPVNSSLPKPATWAAIAKKPAKPQPKVKPKVNMGMGGPATIPPPPIKHNMNIGTWDDKGSLNKPPLAQTMIPPQPLVQQPLLAQPQALLQNPLPPQPPHQPQHQHQPFQLQSLHSPQHPQPLPPGPPHLHLSSQPGLPQPLHHHHQQPQQPGPPLNRWIAPRNRGEGFGLGGGVPLSASPCSGEVHPVLEKLRVLNNYNPKDFDWNLKNGRVFIIKSYSEDDIHRSIKYSIWCSTEHGNKRLDSAYRSLGNKGPLYLLFSVNGSGHFCGVAEMRSPVDYNAYAGVWSQDKWKGKFEVKWLFIKDVPNNQLRHIRLENNDNKPVTNSRDTQEVPLEKAKQVLKVIATYKHTTSIFDDFAHYEKRQEEEEALRKERSRNKQ
- the ythdf3 gene encoding YTH domain-containing family protein 3 isoform X2, with amino-acid sequence MHQKDGVNDDDFEPYLSGQTNQSNSYPPMSDPYMPSYYAPSIGFPYSLGEAAWSTAGDPPMPYLTTYGQMSNGEPHFIPDGVFSQPGALGNTPPFLGQHGFNFFPGSADFSTWGTSVSQGQSTQSSVYSNSYGYAPSSLGRAITDGQAGFGSDTQLSKVPMLSSIEQGMTGLKLGTDMVAAVTKTVGSPLGGTAGMSSSAANNLPPPVNSSLPKPATWAAIAKKPAKPQPKVKPKVNMGMGGPATIPPPPIKHNMNIGTWDDKGSLNKPPLAQTMIPPQPLVQQPLLAQPQALLQNPLPPQPPHQPQHQHQPFQLQSLHSPQHPQPLPPGPPHLHLSSQPGLPQPLHHHHQQPQQPGPPLNRWIAPRNRGEGFGLGGGVPLSASPCSGEVHPVLEKLRVLNNYNPKDFDWNLKNGRVFIIKSYSEDDIHRSIKYSIWCSTEHGNKRLDSAYRSLGNKGPLYLLFSVNGSGHFCGVAEMRSPVDYNAYAGVWSQDKWKGKFEVKWLFIKDVPNNQLRHIRLENNDNKPVTNSRDTQEVPLEKAKQVLKVIATYKHTTSIFDDFAHYEKRQEEEEALRKERSRNKQ